The proteins below are encoded in one region of Chaetodon trifascialis isolate fChaTrf1 chromosome 11, fChaTrf1.hap1, whole genome shotgun sequence:
- the fem1a gene encoding protein fem-1 homolog A, with amino-acid sequence MDITTAVFNAARDGKLKLIQKLLSNKTPEELEALAEEKTQGGTPLLIASRYGHLEVVDYLLEHCKANVELGGAVNFDGETIEGAPPLWAASAAGHLPVVKTLLKHGASVNNATLTNSTPLRAACFDGHLEIVRYLVEHRADMEVANRHGHTCLMISCYKGHKEIAKFLLDRGADVNRKSVKGNTALHDCAESGSLDIMKMLLKCNARMERDGYGMTPLLAASVTGHTNIVEYLAHQPRTSREERIDALELLGATFVDKKRDLLGAMRYWRRAMELRQPGDKAGSLAKPPPGPPIPAYGCAQEVSTAEELEALITDPDEMRMQALLVRERILGPSHPDTSYYIRYRGAVYADSGNFERCISLWKYALDMQQSNLDPLSPMTASSFLSFAELFSFVLQDRAKGTLSTRITFHDLMTVLGKSVREVERAVAQRDNLPEAPQFNKALSIILHLIFLLEKLECSPEQEHQKKHTVYRLLKLNPRGRSGFTPLHMAVDKETTSVGRYPVGRFPSQAVAALLLECGADVDSRDCENNTPLHVAANNGCPEIMALLMKAGAHFDAKNAQRKTAYELLDEQSSGHPALYPLNYVTLQCLAARAIEKHRLPYRGLISEEMEAFIELH; translated from the coding sequence ATGGACATAACGACGGCGGTTTTCAACGCGGCCAGAGATGGTAAGCTGAAACTTATCCAGAAGTTGCTGAGCAACAAAACtcctgaggagctggaggctctAGCCGAGGAGAAAACACAGGGGGGGACTCCTCTGTTGATAGCCTCTCGATACGGACATTTAGAGGTGGTAGATTACCTCCTTGAACATTGTAAAGCAAATGTCGAACTCGGGGGGGCTGTTAACTTTGACGGGGAGACCATCGAGGGGGCTCCGCCGCTGTGGGCGGCGTCGGCAGCCGGTCACCTCCCCGTGGTGAAGACGCTACTAAAACACGGTGCCTCAGTCAACAACGCAACGCTAACTAACTCAACGCCGCTTCGTGCTGCCTGCTTTGACGGCCACCTGGAGATCGTCCGCTACCTGGTGGAGCACAGAGCCGACATGGAGGTAGCCAACCGCCACGGCCACACCTGCCTCATGATCTCCTGTTATAAGGGCCACAAGGAGATAGCCAAGTTCCTCCTGGACCGCGGTGCTGATGTCAACCGCAAGAGCGTGAAAGGGAACACCGCCCTCCACGACTGTGCTGAGTCAGGCAGCCTGGACATCATGAAGATGCTGCTAAAGTGCAATGCCCGTATGGAGAGAGATGGATACGGAATGACCCCGCTCCTCGCTGCAAGTGTAACAGGTCACACCAACATCGTGGAGTACCTCGCCCACCAGCCCCGCACCTCCAGAGAGGAACGCATTGATGCACTTGAACTCCTTGGGGCGACTTTTGTGGACAAAAAAAGGGATCTCCTGGGGGCGATGAGGTACTGGAGAAGGGCTATGGAGCTGAGGCAACCAGGGGACAAAGCTGGATCCCTGGCAAAGCCTCCACCTGGTCCCCCTATCCCCGCCTATGGTTGTGCGCAGGAGGTGAGCACTGCAGAGGAGCTAGAAGCTTTGATCACAGACCCAGATGAAATGAGGATGCAGGCTTTGTTGGTTCGAGAGCGCATTCTGGGGCCATCCCACCCAGACACCTCTTATTACATCCGCTACAGGGGAGCCGTGTATGCTGACTCAGGCAATTTTGAACGCTGCATCAGTCTGTGGAAATATGCTTTAGACATGCAACAGAGCAACCTGGACCCTCTCAGTCCCATGACAGCCTCCAGTTTCCTGTCCTTTGCAGAGCTCTTCTCTTTTGTCCTCCAAGACCGGGCCAAAGGCACCCTGTCAACACGCATTACCTTCCACGATCTGATGACAGTGCTGGGGAAAAGTGTGAGGGAGGTAGAGAGAGCAGTGGCGCAGAGGGACAACCTACCAGAAGCTCCTCAGTTCAACAAGGCCCTCTCCATCATCCTGcacctcatcttcctcctggaGAAGCTGGAGTGCAGCCCAGAGCAGGAGCATCAGAAGAAGCACACAGTGTACCGTCTGCTGAAGCTGAACCCTCGAGGTCGGAGCGGCTTCACCCCTCTCCACATGGCCGTAGACAAGGAAACCACGTCTGTGGGCCGCTACCCTGTGGGCCGCTTCCCCTCCCAGGCGGTGGCAGCGCTGCTCCTGGAGTGCGGCGCGGACGTCGACTCGCGTGACTGCGAGAACAACACGCCGCTGCATGTCGCCGCTAACAACGGATGTCCAGAGATTATGGCACTGCTTATGAAGGCCGGGGCTCACTTTGACGCTAAAAACGCACAGAGGAAGACGGCCTATGAGCTGCTGGATGAGCAGAGCAGCGGGCACCCGGCCCTGTACCCGCTGAACTACGTCACCCTTCAGTGCCTGGCGGCACGTGCAATTGAAAAGCACAGACTGCCCTACAGGGGACTCATCTCTGAGGAAATGGAGGCTTTCATTGAGCTGCACTGA